In Montipora foliosa isolate CH-2021 chromosome 13, ASM3666993v2, whole genome shotgun sequence, one DNA window encodes the following:
- the LOC137982794 gene encoding dynein axonemal heavy chain 6-like, with amino-acid sequence MSYSERIQVFSLGQGQGHLTKKMIAIATKTGHWVFTLQVRTVRDVTWRKLVFGTCFFHTIIQKRKKFCLLGWNIKNEFNDSY; translated from the exons ATGAGCTACAGCGAAAG GATTCAGGTCTTCTCGTTGGGACAAGGTCAGGGGCATTTGACCAAGAAAATGATCGCCATTGCAACTAAAACAGGACACTGGGTCTTCACGCTCCAGGTAAGAACTG TTCGTGATGTGACGTGGCGTAAATTAGTCTTTGGCACTTGCTTCTTCCATACAATAATtcagaaaagaaagaagttttGTTTACTGGGTTGGAACATTAAG AATGAGTTTAACGACTCGTATTGA